The Terriglobales bacterium genome includes a region encoding these proteins:
- a CDS encoding UDP-glucose/GDP-mannose dehydrogenase family protein, with the protein MGKSKCERVSALAVSLPNLSSSIRVPPLARSYRPVHFTIERELSLMKRVSVFGLGYVGAVTAACVAHAGHKVIGIDVNPAKVRMLESGQAPVLEPGLDQLVAEGRKACRLHATTDPISAVDQSEISFLCVGTPSLHNGRLDLSSVERSCEEVGKALRFKKEFHWVVLRSTVLPGTAKSLVIPTIEAASRKRAGADFAVCANPEFTREGCAVSDFLDPAITVLGADDPAHLFPLRELYQGISGQIFETSLGVAEMVKYACNAFHASKVTFANEIGTLCQQLDVDERAVMEIFTSDTRLNVSTAYLKPGFAFGGSCLPKDLRALTYCAKQLDLNLPLLRAIMLSNQAHLERAVEAVLATKRKKIGILGLSFKPGTDDLRESPSVQLIKRLLGEGRQIKIWDRDVSLGRLVGSNRQFIAEEIPHIGALLTTDLEEVVKGSEVVVIGTKPTDEIEEILTALGPDQVIIDLGFRPGRSVNTDARNDKTASAEESSFQAGRGHLEVAVS; encoded by the coding sequence TTGGGCAAGAGCAAATGCGAACGCGTTTCGGCTTTAGCCGTCTCATTACCGAACTTGAGCAGCTCTATCAGGGTACCCCCACTTGCTAGGTCGTATCGCCCAGTTCATTTCACTATTGAAAGGGAATTATCTCTTATGAAGCGCGTTAGTGTATTCGGCTTGGGATATGTTGGTGCTGTGACTGCAGCTTGCGTGGCACACGCGGGCCACAAGGTGATCGGTATAGATGTTAATCCTGCTAAGGTCAGGATGTTGGAGTCGGGCCAGGCCCCAGTGCTGGAACCGGGACTCGATCAATTGGTTGCAGAGGGCCGCAAGGCCTGCCGATTACATGCGACGACTGACCCAATTTCTGCCGTAGACCAATCAGAAATTTCATTTCTGTGCGTGGGCACACCCAGCTTGCACAATGGCCGTTTGGATTTGAGCAGCGTTGAGCGAAGCTGTGAGGAAGTTGGTAAAGCACTGCGATTTAAAAAAGAATTCCACTGGGTTGTGCTCCGCAGTACCGTGTTACCGGGAACGGCGAAGTCCTTGGTCATTCCGACAATCGAAGCTGCCAGCCGAAAGCGTGCAGGGGCTGATTTTGCCGTATGCGCCAATCCGGAATTTACCCGTGAAGGGTGTGCAGTCTCTGATTTCTTAGATCCCGCAATTACCGTTCTGGGAGCTGACGATCCTGCTCATCTTTTTCCGTTACGGGAGCTTTATCAGGGAATCTCGGGGCAAATTTTTGAGACGTCGTTAGGTGTGGCAGAGATGGTGAAATATGCCTGCAATGCGTTCCACGCCTCGAAAGTCACTTTTGCAAATGAGATCGGAACGTTATGCCAGCAGCTTGATGTAGACGAGCGGGCGGTCATGGAGATTTTCACGTCGGATACAAGACTTAATGTGTCCACGGCCTACCTGAAGCCTGGTTTTGCCTTTGGGGGATCGTGCTTGCCGAAAGATCTTCGTGCACTCACTTACTGCGCGAAGCAACTTGACTTGAATCTGCCTTTGTTGAGAGCCATCATGTTGAGCAATCAGGCCCACCTGGAACGGGCTGTTGAAGCAGTGCTGGCGACGAAACGGAAGAAAATCGGAATTCTCGGCCTCAGTTTCAAACCCGGTACAGATGATCTGCGAGAAAGCCCTTCGGTGCAACTGATCAAACGGCTCCTCGGCGAAGGCCGACAGATTAAAATCTGGGACCGGGATGTTTCTCTTGGACGCCTCGTGGGTTCCAATCGCCAATTCATCGCAGAAGAGATTCCGCACATCGGTGCACTGCTCACCACGGATTTAGAGGAGGTAGTTAAGGGATCGGAAGTTGTCGTCATCGGGACCAAGCCCACAGACGAAATAGAAGAGATTTTGACTGCGCTCGGACCGGATCAGGTCATCATTGATCTAGGTTTTCGTCCCGGTCGTTCCGTAAATACCGATGCCAGGAACGACAAGACAGCCTCGGCCGAGGAATCTTCTTTCCAAGCCGGCCGAGGCCATCTCGAAGTTGCAGTTTCATAA
- a CDS encoding glycosyltransferase yields the protein MSITFSTRPAVVAADNVLAFPRPADIRPTLSVSKQPLGGARRRVLYLVDTLNVGGTETQMAQAALRLHLAGHHVIVGCLRAEGPLLEFLQQAGISIVEFRKAKTLLSLSGFYQLLRLTMFLHRQKFHVLHAHDLWANLLGVPAAWLARTPVIISSRRYLADLDWHRPWRNKVIRMVYRLSTRVVVNSSSVRELLTRSEGLSPEKIRVIYNGVDVERFAQTRGSREKLLPGIGSRSKLIAVVANMYGPVKGHTHVISAASSVCRVLPETVFLLIGDGQERSKLEQLVREAGLEKNVLFLGSRKDIPELLACCYLSVLPSEAEALPNALLEAMASGLPVVATCVGGAREIINHGINGLLVPPQNPQALAAAILRILRDPLLAMRLARVGQEQMRTRFGFSRLITELEQLYQGTPTC from the coding sequence ATGTCCATTACATTCAGCACACGTCCAGCCGTTGTTGCTGCAGACAACGTATTAGCCTTCCCAAGGCCAGCCGATATCCGGCCGACTCTTTCGGTTTCTAAGCAGCCATTGGGTGGCGCCCGCAGACGTGTGCTTTATTTGGTTGATACATTGAACGTGGGCGGTACTGAAACGCAGATGGCGCAAGCCGCGCTTCGCCTGCACTTAGCTGGCCATCATGTGATCGTAGGCTGCCTTCGAGCAGAAGGCCCCTTGCTTGAATTCTTGCAACAGGCGGGTATTTCAATCGTCGAGTTTCGCAAGGCAAAGACGCTTTTGTCGCTCAGCGGGTTTTACCAATTGCTGCGCCTGACCATGTTTCTGCATCGGCAAAAATTTCACGTACTTCACGCGCACGATTTATGGGCAAACCTGCTAGGGGTTCCAGCCGCTTGGCTGGCGCGTACGCCGGTCATCATTTCCAGCCGTCGCTACCTGGCAGATCTGGACTGGCATAGACCTTGGCGCAATAAAGTAATTCGTATGGTCTATCGCCTCTCAACCCGCGTCGTAGTGAATTCCAGCTCTGTGCGTGAACTGCTCACGAGATCGGAGGGCTTGTCTCCAGAAAAAATTCGCGTCATTTACAACGGTGTGGACGTCGAACGATTTGCCCAGACCCGAGGAAGCAGGGAAAAATTGTTGCCGGGTATCGGGAGCCGATCCAAGCTCATCGCTGTTGTAGCCAACATGTACGGTCCGGTCAAAGGCCATACTCATGTGATCTCGGCAGCAAGCAGTGTTTGCCGCGTATTGCCGGAAACGGTTTTTCTTCTGATTGGCGACGGGCAAGAACGATCCAAATTAGAACAGCTTGTAAGAGAAGCAGGACTCGAGAAGAATGTTTTATTTCTTGGCAGTCGCAAAGACATTCCCGAATTGTTGGCGTGTTGTTATCTTTCGGTCTTACCCTCAGAGGCAGAGGCATTGCCAAATGCTCTTCTGGAAGCAATGGCGTCTGGTCTCCCCGTAGTTGCCACTTGTGTAGGCGGAGCCCGTGAAATTATCAACCATGGAATTAACGGTTTGCTGGTTCCACCGCAGAACCCTCAGGCGCTTGCTGCAGCGATTCTACGCATACTCCGAGATCCACTCCTGGCGATGAGGTTAGCGCGGGTTGGGCAAGAGCAAATGCGAACGCGTTTCGGCTTTAGCCGTCTCATTACCGAACTTGAGCAGCTCTATCAGGGTACCCCCACTTGCTAG